The sequence GCCGCTTGAAGGGCAGAACCCGTTTTCCCCCGATGTCTCGCGGCTGCTGACCCGCCTCGCCCGGGAAAACAGCCTGCATGGGCGGACCGCCGCCATTCTCGCCGCTGGCCGCGGCTTGCGGGTGCGGATTCTGGAGATGCCCCGCATGGAACAGGGCGAACTGGTGGCATCACTTCGTTTTACCGAGGCCGAGGCGTTACCGTATCCGATGGAGACCGCGGCGCTGGACGGCTGCATTCTGCCGGGTGGCGCGGAAGGCCGGATGCCGGTGCTGATGGCGGCGCTGGAGTGCGCCGAGGCGGACCGCCACCATCAGATGCTCTCCCGTTCGCCGTTTCGGCCAATCGCCCTCACGGTGGTTCCGGCGGCGCTCGATGCGCTGCTGGAGCACTCCCGTATTATCGATACGAGCGTCCCGGTTTCTTTCATCAGTATATCGGGGGCGCATATCGGGGTTTATATTTTTGAAGGAGGCGGCATACGGTTTACCCGCGATATCGGTTTTGGCGGCGATGGTTTTACCGATGCGCTGACGGGGGCGTATGAGGCGGAAGGGGGGGGAATCGCCGTTTCCCGCGAAGAGGCGGAAACGCTTGTCGCGTTCTTCGGGATACCACGCGGTGATAGTCTCGGCGCACACGGACCCAGGGGGATTTCGGGAGAAACGGTTTTAGCCCGTTTGCAGCCGGCGCTGGATAAGATGGTGACGGAGTTGGGCCGGTCGCTCGACTATTACCGCAATGAATACCAGCATTCCTCCGTGCCGCCGGCCTACCTCATCGGCTCCGCCGTCCGGATAAAGAACCTTGCCGAATATCTTACCGATGCGCTTGGCTGCCGGTTCTCGGTCTACAACCCGTTCGGCGATTTTATCGCGGCGGAGGGGCCGGGCCTGGCGGCGGCGCGGGATAACGGAGCCGCTTGCGCCGTGGCGGTGGGGGTGGCGCTGGATCAGGGGCGGCGGATCAATCTCCTGCCGGAAAAAAAGCGATGGTCGCCGCGGAATTGGCTGCGTGCGCGGCTTCCGGCGGCGGCGGCGGCGTGTTATTGCCTGCTGGTATTGGGTGCCGGCTTGGCGGGTACCGCATACCGTAAGAGCCTGGATGCGCAAATCGCCGAGGTGGAGGGGAAAATTGCCGTTCTCAAGCGGGCGCATGACGCCGGCGCCGTCATCGAAGCGAAAATGGCCGACATCCGCGGGGAGATCGGGGCAATTGACGCCCGCAAGGCGGCATACCCGGAACTGGAAGGGCGCGGCATCGGCTGGAAGGAACTGTATGGGGAAGTGGGGAGGCTGATGCCGGACGATATGGCGCTGGATCGCCTCATTTTCCGCTTTGGCAACACGAAGGAGTATGCGGCCGATGGCGTCATGTATGGCAGGCAAGCGTTGTTTGAAGGGCGCGTCCGGGGCGGGGCGGGCGGGCAAGTGAAAACCCTGGAGCAGTTTTTGGAAAAAATGCGGGACTCCGCGTTTTTTACCCACGCCACACTCATAAGCTCCCGCGAGGTGGCGGCGGATGGCGGCAACGCCTATCTGAAGTTCACGCTGGCGGCGGACATCCGGCGGGAACAGCTATGAAAGATTCCCTGCTCCATTATTGGAAACGGTTTTCGCGGCGTGAAAAATTCCTCTGCGCCGCCGCGGCGGGCGTTTTGCTGCTGTATGCCAGCTATGCGCTCGTGCTGGAAAACTCCGTGCGGGATGCACTGAATAAGGATGCCCGTCTCGCGCGGCTCAACGCCGAATACCAGAGCATACGGGCCGGCAGCCGGCGGCTTGAAGAGCTTAAGGGGAGCTTGGCCGGCCTCGGTTTGGAACTGGAGAAAAAGCGGGAGGAGGGGCGGCTGCTTGCCGAAGGCTTACAATCACGCCGCCCCGCTGAAACCTTGTTGCACGAGCTGCGTCAAGCGGCCGGCGCAATCCCCCTGCAACTGGTGGGGATGGACATAAAGACCGGGGTGATTTCCAAAAGCAGGGAATTCGCCGTGGAACGCGCAACGGGGGCCGCGCCGGGGGAGCCTCTCCATGTCGGCGCAATGCGGACCGTCAAGGTGGATTACACGGTAAGCAAGATTGTCCTCTCCTATCGATCCACCTACCATGGCGCCGTTAACTATTTTCTGAAAGTAATGGATTTACCCTATGCCATTTCGGTGAATACCGTGGAGATGGAGCGGAGCAATATGGCCGGAATAGCCGTTGGCGGCCCGAAACGGCATATCGCCGGGGGCGGCGTTTCGGAAGGGGAATTGCCGCTGAATACCAAATTGGGGATTGAGATTTTCTACCGGTAAGTTATGAAAAAGGCAATCTTAGGACTTTTATTACTGTCGTTGCTGGCGGATGCCGTGTTTGGTACGGAACTTGAATCATCCAAGTCACGCAACCCCTTCGATTTCGGCGGGGGAAGCGGCGACAAAGGGACTTTTGGGAACAAGCCGGTATCACGTTTGGGTATGGTCGTGGACGCGGGCGGCAAGCATGTCGCCTACATCGATGGTATCCCCCATAAGGTGGGGGATGTGGTTGATGGAGCGCGGATTATGGACATTACACTGAAATATGTGGTGCTGGTTTCCCCGCAAAAGACTTGGAGAATGTATGTTGAACCGCTCAAGGAGAAGGAATAGCCCGGCGTATCACGCGCTGCTATTGTCGTTCTTCTTTGCGGTTTCGTCTTGCGCTACCCCTCCGGCCAAAAAAATTGTAGTTGAACCAGCAAAAAATGACGTAACTTTTCTTCCGTCACAGCCGCAAACGGCAGCCGCTCCCTCAATTCCGCCGGCGGGCGCCATACAAAGCTCCCATGGGGATGATTCGGCCAAGCCGTACCTGTTGCAACTGCGTGATGAAGAGCGCGGCGGCTCGGAAAACCGCCAGCGGCGGGAAAACCTCTTTTCGTTTCATTTCAAGGAAACCAGCCTTGAGTCGGTTGTTAACATGTTGAGCGACCGGGGGCGCAACTTTCGCTATGTGATACACCCCGATGTCGGATCGCGTAAAGTATTGGGGCTTTACCTGGAGGACGTTACGTGGCGCGAGGCGCTTGCCACCGTCGCCCGGCTGCACAATTTGATTATCACCGAGGAGCACAACCTGGTGGTGGTCAATACCTACGAGAATTACATGGCGGCGCAAGAACAGGACGTTAAGCGCGTCCGCTTATCGCAGGATCGCGCTGAAATGGAGCGTTCCATCCTGGCGGCGTCGCTTAAGTCCAAACAACTCCAGGCGGACGACCGGCGCACATTCCGTTCGTTTAAACTGAAATACGCCGAACCGAACGAGGCGAAAGCCTATCTGGACCGGATTTTCAGCGGCCCCGGTGAAATGCCGTCATCCGATGCTTCCGCCGAAAAGGGCGCCGCGGCCCCGGCGCAGTCAAGCTTCCGCATATTGTTCAGCACATTCAGCAAAGCGTCGATTTTGACCGCGTACGGCACTCCAGCG is a genomic window of Nitrospinota bacterium containing:
- the pilM gene encoding pilus assembly protein PilM; this translates as MNNNPHLLYGIQGLAARFNFPLVNSHTGIVIGSGRLCLIDLKRGGGGFYLNVLADVPLEGQNPFSPDVSRLLTRLARENSLHGRTAAILAAGRGLRVRILEMPRMEQGELVASLRFTEAEALPYPMETAALDGCILPGGAEGRMPVLMAALECAEADRHHQMLSRSPFRPIALTVVPAALDALLEHSRIIDTSVPVSFISISGAHIGVYIFEGGGIRFTRDIGFGGDGFTDALTGAYEAEGGGIAVSREEAETLVAFFGIPRGDSLGAHGPRGISGETVLARLQPALDKMVTELGRSLDYYRNEYQHSSVPPAYLIGSAVRIKNLAEYLTDALGCRFSVYNPFGDFIAAEGPGLAAARDNGAACAVAVGVALDQGRRINLLPEKKRWSPRNWLRARLPAAAAACYCLLVLGAGLAGTAYRKSLDAQIAEVEGKIAVLKRAHDAGAVIEAKMADIRGEIGAIDARKAAYPELEGRGIGWKELYGEVGRLMPDDMALDRLIFRFGNTKEYAADGVMYGRQALFEGRVRGGAGGQVKTLEQFLEKMRDSAFFTHATLISSREVAADGGNAYLKFTLAADIRREQL
- a CDS encoding type II secretion system protein M produces the protein MKDSLLHYWKRFSRREKFLCAAAAGVLLLYASYALVLENSVRDALNKDARLARLNAEYQSIRAGSRRLEELKGSLAGLGLELEKKREEGRLLAEGLQSRRPAETLLHELRQAAGAIPLQLVGMDIKTGVISKSREFAVERATGAAPGEPLHVGAMRTVKVDYTVSKIVLSYRSTYHGAVNYFLKVMDLPYAISVNTVEMERSNMAGIAVGGPKRHIAGGGVSEGELPLNTKLGIEIFYR